The DNA window CTATGCCCCTGTGGAGCACTTCGCTCATCCGCATCCCGTTATACGCAATGCCGTGCCTAAAGAAATTTGGAGGTAAAGATGGCATACAAAGTTTTTATAAGTCACAGCACTCGAGATCAGCGATTAGTAATTACACTTGCAAATATCCTTTCAAAATTTGGAGTGGATGTATCAGTTGCAGAGTGGTATCTATCTCCAGGACAACAACTTGATAAGAAAATATTTGAAAAGATAGAGAATTCTGATTGTGTGATTGTTTTATTAACACAAAATGGTATCCGGTCAAATTGGGTACAACAAGAAATAGGGTATGCATTGAAGTCTGGTAAATCTCTTATTCCTCTTGTAGAGAAAGGGATAAATCAAAAAGAGTTAGCATCGTTGCAGGGTAAAGAGTATATTGAATTTGATTCTTATCAACCTCAACAATCGCTGATTAAAACTTCTACTTTTGTGAAGTCACTGAAGTTAAAAAAGGAGCAACAAGAGAAAGCAT is part of the bacterium genome and encodes:
- a CDS encoding toll/interleukin-1 receptor domain-containing protein, which encodes MAYKVFISHSTRDQRLVITLANILSKFGVDVSVAEWYLSPGQQLDKKIFEKIENSDCVIVLLTQNGIRSNWVQQEIGYALKSGKSLIPLVEKGINQKELASLQGKEYIEFDSYQPQQSLIKTSTFVKSLKLKKEQQEKALLITGGILAFLLLLSGGEKE